A genomic region of Fodinisporobacter ferrooxydans contains the following coding sequences:
- a CDS encoding copper amine oxidase N-terminal domain-containing protein, with amino-acid sequence MNKGKKLLAVVSTAAMLASLAPAAGFVATNAAYAAGNGSLSAITVPNVNSSNQTYNFGTVDIFIPKGTLLPGGDNQVTITLPSGLQFSDAVGSKTVSTTGTATGSTDSEIFYDASGNTTNVANDVYGYSPFNSTGATLTTTTQILSATTAKITVDPSAATTDDAHVYLKLSNLKNVGVASGPVQIGFSAASDSVLPAGTVTVANVVSSGQVDLAATDTQSSSDNFTFNLHLTEEVANSMRLSSDSLKLKLPNGFKWSTTAAGSIVNIFGDNARLVTTADTNPGFQVSVTGAGTDTLYVNAIGEYNSATQTYVGTQAASSWNIPLNFYVDDSSVAKTGDVVAQVNGSSTVNTGTLTVGTYGEYGGAVSASSKPSLVAGQKEQQISDIAIKENVAGSFVSNRTIELTLPNGVRWESPFENSTNIANGSYTGSISGTNGLTISKVEYTNTDHRTLKLTVQSSESSNSTNPGEIDLKNFQVAIAPNFSGDMALQVGGSEGLTGNVTVATVQKPVSISVASKPNVTIGAAGQQIGDITLTENVASAFNKTTVNGTTYNYVHLELPYGVQFSGTPDVQVTSGDLKIKDVTSGLGSNNKGYLDFYVDSSSTTPSTITIKAPQLSLDRTVPQGDISLKVKGNSVGYTAYAIDAGSNNNSYAVANWNSNDTTAASAVVATVATPAPTDTTSKAVFTIGNASYSVNGQTQTAVVAPFIKDSRTFVGVRDAANALGIDASHIVWNNADRTVTIFNGNRIVQMKIGSYQMIINGATISMDTAPAIVNDYTVLPVSWIAQALGVNVSWDAATQTATFGN; translated from the coding sequence ATGAATAAAGGTAAAAAACTTTTAGCAGTAGTTTCTACAGCAGCAATGCTGGCATCTTTGGCTCCGGCAGCTGGCTTCGTAGCTACAAACGCAGCTTATGCAGCAGGCAACGGTAGTCTTTCCGCAATTACGGTTCCGAATGTCAACAGCTCCAATCAAACATACAACTTCGGAACAGTAGATATCTTTATTCCTAAAGGCACATTGCTTCCAGGTGGCGATAATCAAGTAACAATTACATTGCCAAGCGGATTGCAATTCAGTGATGCTGTAGGTTCTAAGACAGTATCTACTACTGGTACTGCTACTGGCTCAACAGACTCGGAAATTTTCTATGATGCCAGTGGCAATACAACCAACGTAGCAAATGATGTTTATGGATATTCTCCATTCAACTCTACTGGCGCTACTTTAACAACAACTACACAGATTCTATCTGCTACGACAGCAAAAATTACTGTAGACCCAAGTGCTGCAACAACTGACGATGCTCATGTGTATTTGAAGTTGTCAAATCTTAAAAACGTCGGTGTAGCGAGCGGTCCTGTACAAATCGGATTTTCAGCAGCATCTGACAGCGTATTGCCTGCTGGAACTGTTACAGTAGCGAATGTAGTATCTTCCGGTCAGGTTGATCTCGCTGCTACTGATACACAAAGTTCAAGCGACAACTTCACTTTCAACTTGCATTTGACAGAAGAAGTTGCAAACTCCATGCGCTTGTCTTCTGACAGCTTGAAATTGAAATTGCCAAACGGCTTTAAGTGGAGCACAACCGCAGCTGGCAGCATTGTAAATATCTTTGGTGACAATGCTAGATTAGTAACTACAGCTGATACAAATCCTGGTTTCCAAGTTAGCGTAACTGGCGCAGGTACTGATACACTTTACGTTAATGCAATTGGTGAATATAACTCTGCAACTCAAACATATGTCGGTACACAAGCAGCGTCCAGTTGGAATATCCCATTAAATTTCTATGTGGATGATTCCTCTGTAGCAAAAACCGGTGATGTAGTAGCTCAGGTAAACGGTTCTTCCACAGTCAATACAGGGACATTGACAGTTGGTACCTACGGAGAATATGGCGGGGCAGTCAGCGCTAGCAGCAAGCCTTCATTGGTAGCTGGTCAAAAAGAGCAGCAAATCAGCGATATTGCAATTAAAGAAAATGTTGCCGGTTCGTTTGTAAGCAACCGTACAATTGAATTGACATTGCCAAATGGCGTTCGTTGGGAAAGTCCATTTGAAAATTCTACTAATATTGCAAATGGCAGTTATACAGGTTCCATCAGCGGTACAAATGGTCTTACGATTTCGAAAGTAGAGTATACAAATACAGACCATCGTACATTGAAATTAACTGTACAAAGTTCTGAAAGCTCTAACTCCACAAATCCTGGCGAAATCGATCTGAAAAACTTCCAAGTAGCGATTGCTCCAAACTTTAGCGGAGACATGGCTCTTCAAGTAGGCGGTTCCGAAGGATTGACTGGCAATGTTACTGTTGCAACTGTACAAAAGCCTGTTTCCATCAGTGTTGCTAGCAAGCCGAACGTAACTATCGGTGCAGCTGGGCAACAAATTGGCGATATTACTTTGACAGAAAATGTCGCATCCGCATTTAACAAAACAACTGTGAATGGTACTACTTACAACTATGTTCACCTTGAATTGCCTTATGGTGTTCAGTTTAGCGGTACACCTGATGTTCAGGTTACAAGCGGCGATTTGAAGATTAAAGATGTAACATCAGGACTTGGCAGCAACAATAAAGGGTACTTGGACTTCTATGTAGATTCTTCAAGTACTACACCAAGTACTATTACAATCAAAGCTCCGCAGCTTTCCTTGGATCGTACTGTACCACAAGGCGATATTTCTCTGAAAGTAAAAGGGAATTCAGTAGGATATACAGCATACGCTATCGATGCTGGTTCTAACAACAACTCCTATGCTGTTGCGAACTGGAATTCAAATGATACAACTGCTGCTAGTGCAGTCGTTGCAACAGTTGCTACACCAGCTCCGACAGATACAACATCCAAAGCAGTATTTACGATTGGCAATGCATCTTACAGTGTTAACGGACAAACACAAACTGCTGTTGTTGCTCCGTTCATCAAGGATAGCCGCACATTTGTAGGTGTTCGTGATGCAGCAAATGCACTTGGCATTGATGCAAGCCACATTGTATGGAATAATGCAGACCGCACAGTTACAATCTTCAATGGCAACCGCATTGTTCAGATGAAGATCGGCAGCTACCAAATGATAATTAATGGCGCTACTATATCGATGGATACAGCTCCTGCGATTGTTAATGACTACACAGTATTGCCAGTCTCTTGGATAGCTCAAGCACTCGGTGTAAATGTTAGCTGGGATGCAGCGACTCAAACCGCTACATTCGGCAACTAA
- a CDS encoding glycosyltransferase has product MSNKPIRVLYIIGGGEFGGAEQHVLSLMKGFEASAVTPQVACFYDALFAKRVQQAEIPVTSLGQGVFKSFQILRKIIHNFRPQIIHTHGVRANVLGRIVGKGFGIPLITTVHSCFALDYPKYLKRTIFYTLEKATRPAVHTYIAVSRAMKKDLVEQHVHPKKIQVIYNGIDTTLFVPGRKAQRDAAKQHTANDDRPVVLTVARLHPVKGHKDLLQAIEHVQTPARYVFVGDGEMRPELESIIRERSLPVDMVGHQDAIVPFYQQADLVVQPSISEGFSLSMAEALACGVPVVATRVGGCIEIASHVKSGASLVKAGDPLELAAGIDRMLQQPEMPDRKAIERMFSIQQMCEHTYNLYERVAKHHK; this is encoded by the coding sequence GTGTCGAACAAACCCATCCGTGTGTTATATATCATAGGCGGCGGGGAATTTGGAGGAGCCGAACAACACGTGCTCAGTCTGATGAAAGGGTTTGAAGCATCTGCAGTCACTCCGCAAGTGGCCTGTTTTTATGACGCCCTCTTTGCCAAGCGGGTGCAGCAGGCAGAGATTCCTGTGACATCGCTCGGCCAAGGCGTTTTCAAAAGTTTTCAAATTCTTCGCAAAATCATTCATAATTTTCGCCCGCAAATCATACATACACATGGAGTGCGTGCAAACGTATTGGGAAGAATCGTCGGCAAAGGATTCGGCATACCGCTGATCACGACTGTACACAGCTGCTTTGCACTCGATTATCCCAAGTATCTCAAGCGCACGATTTTTTACACCTTGGAAAAAGCGACAAGACCGGCAGTGCACACATATATTGCCGTGTCTCGCGCGATGAAAAAAGACCTGGTCGAGCAGCATGTGCATCCGAAGAAGATTCAGGTCATCTACAACGGCATCGATACGACCCTTTTCGTACCGGGGCGGAAGGCGCAGCGCGATGCGGCAAAACAGCATACGGCCAACGACGATCGGCCGGTCGTGCTCACAGTCGCCCGTCTGCACCCGGTCAAAGGCCACAAGGACCTGCTGCAAGCGATCGAGCATGTGCAGACACCGGCCCGCTATGTATTCGTCGGCGACGGCGAAATGCGCCCGGAGCTGGAGAGCATCATTCGGGAAAGAAGCCTGCCTGTGGACATGGTCGGACATCAAGATGCGATCGTGCCGTTTTACCAGCAAGCAGATCTCGTCGTACAGCCGTCCATCTCTGAAGGATTCTCCTTATCCATGGCGGAGGCTTTGGCATGCGGCGTGCCGGTGGTGGCAACGCGAGTCGGCGGCTGCATCGAAATCGCCAGCCATGTGAAAAGCGGTGCAAGCCTTGTGAAAGCAGGCGATCCTCTGGAGTTGGCCGCCGGAATCGACCGCATGCTGCAGCAGCCGGAGATGCCGGATCGAAAAGCGATTGAACGGATGTTTTCCATTCAGCAGATGTGTGAACATACATACAATCTGTACGAACGCGTGGCAAAACACCACAAGTAG
- a CDS encoding YigZ family protein, giving the protein MNPSHPPLSYRTIRGYGEETILIKKSRFIGYAQPVSSDAEAMAFVETIRKKHWDATHNCYAYCIGSQDEMQKSNDDGEPGGTAGKPILEVIKKEEVKNAVVVVTRYFGGILLGAGGLIRAYSQSAAAALHAATIVRKELHQALWVVLDYGWHGKLEHLIAGNASWIVADTQFADRVKMLVHVPSDDTEAFVKQVTNLTNGQAELQPDTPLYVCVPV; this is encoded by the coding sequence ATGAATCCGTCACATCCGCCTCTTTCCTATCGCACGATCCGGGGCTATGGAGAAGAGACGATTTTGATCAAGAAATCCCGCTTTATCGGGTATGCGCAGCCCGTATCCTCGGATGCGGAAGCGATGGCGTTCGTCGAGACCATTCGCAAAAAACACTGGGATGCCACGCACAATTGTTATGCCTATTGTATCGGCTCACAGGATGAGATGCAAAAGTCCAATGATGACGGAGAGCCGGGCGGCACTGCCGGGAAGCCGATCCTGGAAGTGATCAAAAAGGAAGAAGTAAAAAACGCAGTTGTCGTCGTCACCCGGTATTTTGGCGGCATCCTCCTCGGCGCCGGCGGATTGATCCGCGCATACAGCCAGTCGGCCGCAGCCGCTTTGCATGCTGCGACAATTGTCCGCAAGGAGCTGCATCAGGCGCTATGGGTCGTTCTGGATTATGGCTGGCATGGCAAACTCGAGCATCTGATCGCGGGCAACGCTTCCTGGATCGTCGCTGACACCCAATTTGCCGATCGGGTCAAAATGCTTGTCCATGTACCGTCTGACGACACGGAAGCATTTGTCAAGCAAGTCACAAACCTCACCAACGGACAGGCGGAACTGCAGCCGGATACTCCCTTGTATGTGTGTGTGCCTGTATAA
- a CDS encoding RNA polymerase sigma factor, translating into MKAHTHVDTIAQSETHDDTHAYVPATDCSESNLASAKSPQTSGDAAQTTQTTQTTQTSQTSQASQTRDAVDWTALAAAVRAGDERKFAELAEMFRPLLRKMMGRFYRHAHMEDLWQEALIALYLAAVEYDPARGIAFPGYVDARVRFALWNFCTRTQRRESREVLPALAQDEENGMDAMLLLPCPLAEEYFHLIEMSEMFHSLSKRERLAVIRLVLERQKPGELALECHVSVETVKTWKKRALQKLRAWWRNL; encoded by the coding sequence ATGAAAGCACATACCCATGTTGATACAATTGCACAAAGTGAAACTCATGACGATACGCATGCATATGTTCCTGCCACCGACTGCAGCGAGTCCAATCTGGCATCTGCAAAGTCCCCGCAAACATCGGGAGATGCCGCACAGACAACACAGACAACACAGACAACACAGACATCACAGACATCACAGGCATCACAGACAAGGGATGCCGTCGACTGGACAGCGCTCGCAGCGGCGGTCCGGGCGGGTGACGAACGAAAGTTTGCCGAGTTGGCCGAGATGTTTCGGCCGTTGCTCCGCAAGATGATGGGGCGATTTTACCGCCACGCACACATGGAAGACTTGTGGCAGGAAGCGCTCATCGCACTGTATCTGGCCGCGGTCGAATACGATCCCGCACGGGGCATCGCATTTCCCGGCTATGTAGACGCAAGGGTCCGTTTTGCATTGTGGAATTTTTGCACACGCACACAGCGCAGAGAATCCAGGGAAGTGCTGCCTGCCCTTGCGCAAGACGAAGAAAACGGCATGGATGCCATGCTTTTGCTGCCTTGTCCATTGGCAGAGGAATACTTTCACCTCATAGAAATGTCAGAAATGTTTCATTCTTTAAGCAAGCGGGAACGTTTGGCTGTTATACGTTTGGTGTTGGAGAGGCAAAAGCCGGGGGAATTGGCCCTCGAATGTCACGTCTCCGTGGAAACGGTAAAGACGTGGAAAAAACGGGCGCTGCAGAAGCTGCGGGCATGGTGGCGGAATCTTTGA
- the fabZ gene encoding 3-hydroxyacyl-ACP dehydratase FabZ, giving the protein MYNIEQIQEIIPHRHPFLLVDKILECEPGVSAAGIKNVTMNEPFFQGHFPEYPVMPGVLIVEALAQVGAFALLSKAEYKGRIAFFAGIDGLRFRGQVRPGDTLHLAVEITRLKARIGKGTAVAKVDGQVVCEGEIMFAIQE; this is encoded by the coding sequence ATGTACAATATTGAACAAATCCAGGAGATCATACCACATCGCCATCCGTTTTTGCTGGTCGATAAAATCCTGGAATGCGAACCGGGTGTCAGTGCAGCCGGCATCAAAAACGTGACGATGAATGAACCATTTTTTCAAGGGCATTTCCCGGAGTACCCGGTGATGCCTGGTGTATTGATCGTGGAAGCACTGGCCCAAGTGGGTGCGTTTGCCCTTTTGTCGAAAGCGGAATACAAAGGGAGAATCGCCTTCTTTGCCGGCATTGACGGCTTGCGTTTCCGCGGACAGGTACGGCCTGGCGATACGCTCCACTTGGCTGTAGAGATCACCCGGTTAAAGGCGCGCATCGGCAAAGGAACAGCCGTTGCGAAAGTCGACGGACAAGTCGTATGCGAAGGGGAAATCATGTTCGCCATCCAGGAGTAG
- the pgsA gene encoding CDP-diacylglycerol--glycerol-3-phosphate 3-phosphatidyltransferase: MNLPNAITMLRFLLIPLYLGVFFESFDHHILYALLILLFAGLTDVLDGHLARRYGQITEIGSLLDPLADKLMVLAVFLSLVVSHAIPDLLAGLILARELGMIAVSAYFHVRGKKTVPATIWGKSTTVLYYLTILTIMFGWSFSIVLLWLTVAVSFLTSFVYLTQFRLLNRPVEVDAERMEGWE, encoded by the coding sequence GTGAATTTGCCAAACGCAATCACTATGCTGCGTTTTTTACTGATTCCATTGTATTTGGGCGTGTTTTTCGAAAGCTTCGATCATCATATCCTGTATGCGCTGCTGATCTTGCTGTTCGCGGGATTGACTGACGTATTGGATGGACATTTGGCGCGCAGATATGGCCAGATCACGGAGATCGGCAGCTTGCTGGATCCGCTTGCGGATAAATTGATGGTGTTGGCTGTTTTCCTGTCCCTGGTCGTTTCACATGCCATACCGGATCTGCTGGCAGGGCTGATTCTGGCGAGAGAATTGGGAATGATCGCAGTTTCCGCTTATTTTCATGTGCGCGGCAAAAAAACCGTCCCTGCCACCATCTGGGGCAAATCCACAACCGTCCTGTATTATCTGACCATTCTCACTATCATGTTTGGCTGGTCATTTTCCATCGTACTGTTGTGGTTGACCGTTGCAGTATCGTTTCTGACAAGCTTTGTCTATCTGACACAATTCCGCCTTTTGAATCGACCGGTAGAGGTAGATGCGGAGCGCATGGAAGGATGGGAATAA
- a CDS encoding flagellar hook-basal body protein has protein sequence MQALWTAASGLLSQQRRINAISNNLANVDTVGYKSQSVSFQDLLYRQFDQKQMPTMAQTNPATLTRLSPLGLQLGSGVANTGPENDFSNGAMKVTSQPLDFAIQGNSFFAVQVPDGTGKTTLAYTRNGHFQIAEAPDGKQYLATDQGYKVTDANGQPIDLTGINPASIRVYPDGTLESGQKGQLTNLGQVGLFYFGDPETALRPAGNNVFAAVAGTPAPMSQLLAVTPQDTQNLGTIHQGFLEQSNVDTIQQMTDLIQTQHAFELDAKAITTADQMMAIANNLRN, from the coding sequence ATGCAAGCACTATGGACGGCGGCGTCAGGGCTTTTAAGCCAGCAAAGGCGGATCAATGCGATCTCCAATAATCTGGCAAATGTGGATACTGTGGGCTACAAAAGCCAAAGCGTATCGTTTCAGGATTTGCTGTACAGGCAATTCGATCAAAAGCAAATGCCGACAATGGCTCAGACAAATCCCGCGACATTGACACGTCTCAGTCCCCTCGGTCTGCAACTGGGTTCCGGGGTGGCGAACACCGGGCCGGAAAATGACTTCTCCAATGGGGCCATGAAAGTAACGTCTCAGCCCTTGGACTTTGCCATTCAGGGAAACAGTTTCTTTGCCGTACAAGTGCCTGATGGTACAGGGAAGACAACGCTCGCCTATACGAGGAACGGACATTTTCAAATCGCTGAGGCTCCGGACGGCAAACAGTATCTGGCGACAGATCAGGGCTACAAAGTGACAGACGCCAATGGACAGCCGATCGACCTGACCGGAATCAATCCGGCATCGATCCGCGTGTACCCGGATGGTACGCTGGAATCGGGACAAAAGGGACAGCTGACCAATTTGGGGCAGGTGGGATTGTTTTACTTTGGCGATCCGGAGACTGCGCTAAGGCCTGCCGGGAATAATGTATTTGCAGCAGTTGCCGGAACGCCTGCGCCGATGAGCCAGTTATTGGCTGTCACCCCGCAAGATACACAGAATTTAGGAACCATCCATCAAGGATTCCTGGAGCAATCCAATGTCGATACGATTCAACAAATGACGGATCTCATCCAGACACAGCACGCCTTTGAACTGGATGCCAAAGCAATCACCACAGCCGATCAAATGATGGCGATCGCGAATAATCTCCGCAATTGA
- a CDS encoding flagellar hook-basal body protein — translation MKEETEKANRRKRQIYGKSEPKNEIESRVIRMIRGLYTAASGMIANQRLQEVISNNLANADTPGYKAQDGELMAFPEQLMERINYGRGLNMNSAAPNPIVGKMGTGVWLQETLSRFTEGPLQKSDKPYDYGIVDAPLHTSFFAVNEPNVGPILTRDGHFVKDADNLLVTASGQRLLAIDSKGNPVPNSGIQVQPDGTTAAVQVDGNGQPTNKPLLDGRGQPLQVSNSVAVVDVANPNQLVPYGDNGYTYGNAALQPGTADVRHGFIEQSNVDPTQTMVSMINVMRSYEANSKVIHTIDLSMDKAVNEIGRVV, via the coding sequence ATGAAAGAAGAAACGGAAAAAGCGAACAGACGAAAAAGGCAAATATACGGAAAATCAGAACCGAAAAACGAAATCGAAAGTCGGGTGATACGGATGATTCGCGGATTGTATACAGCCGCATCGGGAATGATTGCAAATCAACGGTTGCAGGAAGTGATCAGCAATAATCTGGCGAATGCCGATACGCCTGGCTATAAGGCGCAGGATGGAGAGTTGATGGCGTTTCCCGAGCAGTTGATGGAGCGCATCAACTATGGAAGAGGATTGAACATGAATTCTGCCGCGCCAAACCCCATAGTAGGCAAGATGGGAACGGGCGTGTGGCTGCAAGAGACATTGTCCCGGTTCACGGAAGGGCCCTTGCAAAAATCGGACAAGCCGTATGACTACGGGATTGTCGATGCTCCTTTGCATACGTCTTTTTTTGCTGTCAATGAACCGAATGTCGGACCCATCCTGACACGGGACGGCCATTTTGTCAAAGACGCCGACAACCTTCTTGTCACGGCTTCCGGACAACGGCTGCTGGCCATTGACAGCAAAGGCAACCCGGTCCCGAATTCCGGCATCCAGGTACAGCCGGACGGGACTACGGCAGCCGTACAGGTCGACGGCAATGGCCAGCCGACCAACAAGCCTTTGCTGGATGGGCGCGGGCAGCCGCTGCAAGTGAGCAATTCCGTGGCGGTCGTCGATGTGGCCAATCCAAATCAATTGGTTCCATATGGGGACAATGGTTACACATATGGCAATGCCGCATTGCAACCGGGCACGGCTGACGTTCGGCATGGCTTCATCGAACAATCCAATGTCGATCCCACACAGACGATGGTCTCCATGATCAATGTGATGCGCAGTTATGAAGCGAATTCCAAAGTCATTCATACAATCGATCTATCGATGGATAAAGCGGTCAATGAGATCGGACGAGTCGTATGA
- a CDS encoding rod shape-determining protein: MFGKDIGVDLGTANVLVHVKGRGIVLDEPSVVAIESQTRRVVAVGEEARRMLGRTPGNIVAIRPLREGVIADFDITEIMLRHFIQRTIGKNMFLRPRVMICVPAGITSVEQKAVREAAERTGAKEVFLIEEPKAAAIGAGLDIFQPSGSMVVDIGGGTTDVAVLSLGDVVTSNSIRVAGDKFDEAIIRHIRKHYSLLIGERTAEEIKIHIASVYPGARTEEIDVRGRDMISGLPKTVTVGSEEMREALEETVVNIIATAKHVLERTPPELAADIYDKGIVLTGGGALLYGLDQLMVDQLQVPVHIAEEPMSCVVRGTGIALDNLDKVSRSLLNNKKKIGVI, from the coding sequence ATGTTCGGGAAAGACATAGGTGTTGACCTGGGGACCGCGAATGTATTGGTCCATGTGAAAGGCAGAGGGATTGTATTAGATGAACCATCTGTAGTTGCCATTGAGAGCCAGACGCGGCGAGTGGTAGCGGTCGGTGAAGAAGCTCGCCGGATGCTTGGACGGACACCCGGGAACATCGTTGCTATTCGCCCATTGCGTGAAGGCGTGATCGCAGATTTCGACATTACCGAGATCATGCTGCGGCACTTTATTCAGCGCACCATCGGCAAAAATATGTTTTTGCGGCCTCGTGTCATGATTTGCGTACCGGCCGGCATTACGTCAGTCGAGCAAAAAGCGGTGCGGGAAGCAGCGGAGCGCACAGGAGCCAAGGAAGTATTTTTGATTGAGGAGCCGAAAGCGGCTGCGATTGGAGCTGGTCTGGACATATTTCAACCAAGCGGCAGCATGGTGGTGGACATTGGTGGAGGCACGACAGACGTAGCGGTTTTATCTTTGGGAGACGTCGTCACCTCCAATTCTATTCGGGTAGCAGGGGACAAGTTCGACGAAGCGATCATTCGCCACATTCGCAAACACTACAGTTTATTGATCGGAGAACGGACGGCAGAAGAGATCAAAATTCATATCGCATCCGTATATCCGGGTGCGCGGACGGAAGAGATCGACGTACGGGGTCGGGATATGATCAGCGGATTGCCCAAGACGGTTACGGTCGGATCAGAAGAGATGCGGGAAGCCCTTGAAGAGACAGTGGTAAATATCATCGCAACAGCCAAGCACGTATTGGAACGCACTCCCCCAGAGTTGGCGGCCGACATTTATGACAAAGGCATTGTATTGACAGGCGGCGGCGCGCTGCTGTACGGATTGGACCAATTGATGGTCGATCAGCTGCAAGTGCCTGTACATATCGCGGAAGAGCCTATGTCCTGTGTTGTCAGAGGCACCGGGATTGCATTGGACAATCTCGATAAAGTATCGCGCTCCCTTTTAAACAACAAGAAAAAAATCGGTGTCATATAA
- the spoIIID gene encoding sporulation transcriptional regulator SpoIIID — protein sequence MHDYIKERTLKIGEYIVETRNTVRTIAKEFGVSKSTVHKDLTERLPEINPDLANRVKEILEYHKSIRHLRGGEATKKKYRHEDTKAHSSKKFSVHRGVSSPL from the coding sequence GTGCACGATTACATCAAAGAACGAACTTTGAAGATCGGCGAATATATCGTAGAAACCCGCAATACGGTACGAACGATCGCAAAAGAGTTCGGAGTTTCAAAAAGTACCGTGCATAAAGATCTGACCGAACGGCTACCCGAGATTAATCCTGATCTGGCCAACAGGGTCAAAGAAATTTTGGAGTACCATAAGTCGATCCGCCATTTGCGTGGTGGTGAGGCGACCAAGAAGAAGTATCGGCATGAGGACACAAAGGCGCATTCGTCGAAAAAATTTTCTGTCCATAGAGGAGTTTCCTCTCCGCTATAG
- a CDS encoding DUF402 domain-containing protein, with the protein MTGKDKHSQSIKEENKNFWPQIQEEKRRYNGPSSFFACRLCERTQTSASTGSHCQRAILYYEMTEPYHSESLGIRIPKGSVTFAYYWTERPYNLYHMIDPTGETLAYYFNISDQTEISGTVLRWRDLIVDVLIRQENVPIQVQEQVTVQEQVTAREEIPEQQMLPVQEQEQAWRVRILDEEEIPPDIEPKILSYIMSAKDHLVRNYPQILHEVLPLSERLWHRRRQAARFAETDL; encoded by the coding sequence ATGACAGGCAAAGACAAGCATTCGCAGTCTATAAAGGAAGAAAATAAAAATTTCTGGCCGCAGATACAGGAGGAAAAACGGCGGTATAACGGCCCTTCCAGCTTTTTTGCCTGCCGTTTGTGTGAACGGACACAAACATCCGCAAGCACCGGCAGCCATTGCCAACGGGCCATTTTATATTATGAAATGACCGAGCCCTACCATAGTGAATCATTGGGCATCCGGATTCCCAAAGGCAGTGTGACATTCGCCTATTATTGGACGGAGCGACCTTACAATCTCTACCATATGATCGATCCTACCGGTGAAACTCTCGCCTATTATTTCAATATTTCCGATCAAACGGAGATCTCCGGGACTGTGCTTCGTTGGCGCGACCTGATCGTCGATGTATTGATCCGCCAAGAAAACGTTCCGATACAGGTACAGGAACAGGTGACTGTACAAGAACAAGTGACTGCACGAGAAGAGATCCCTGAACAACAGATGCTGCCCGTACAAGAACAGGAACAAGCATGGCGCGTACGCATATTGGATGAAGAAGAAATTCCGCCGGACATCGAGCCAAAGATCCTCTCGTACATCATGTCGGCAAAGGATCATCTGGTTCGCAACTACCCGCAAATCCTGCATGAGGTCTTGCCGCTCTCGGAACGCTTGTGGCACCGGCGGCGCCAGGCCGCCAGGTTCGCAGAAACAGACCTTTGA